The following proteins come from a genomic window of Gottfriedia acidiceleris:
- a CDS encoding Na+/H+ antiporter NhaC family protein, whose translation MENQFSVKQASFLILVTLAGIISSVILHISLVFGILPGLIFLVVLSLKRGYAVRNIMKLSYQGMGKVKIVLFILFLISFLLPSWYLSGTITSMVSITLQAINPHHFFVFCFLTTMIFSMILGSSIGTLSALGVPLISSAILLHIPVEISAGAVISGAFVGDRTSPFSSAHQLLANILETTVKKQGKAMLFTSITAVFVTIIFFSVMDLQFAQGITQTHHEIVSNKGISFIQFIPPILLVVLVLFRINIIYSYVISILSGSLIALFNGISFSKIVHSFWHGINGLGGGLSHMYSLLLFIAIAGIYNALLEELNIIQPMLDKWLQTSTSMLSDSLKTIGATVVICVIAGNQTMPIILTGRSFLSHWSNKYNKEELARLMADTTLLFPAMIPWNVLAIMSSTVINMKLHEYLPYAIFLWILPCLTVFINVFKKVKTYETKYEVSS comes from the coding sequence TTGGAGAACCAATTTTCAGTTAAACAGGCAAGTTTCCTAATATTAGTAACTTTGGCTGGAATAATTAGTTCCGTCATATTACATATCTCTCTCGTATTTGGAATTTTACCAGGATTAATTTTTTTAGTCGTATTAAGTTTAAAAAGAGGATATGCAGTTAGAAATATTATGAAATTAAGCTATCAAGGAATGGGAAAAGTTAAAATTGTTCTGTTTATCTTATTTTTAATTAGCTTTTTACTTCCATCTTGGTATTTATCAGGAACGATCACATCGATGGTATCGATTACTTTACAGGCAATTAATCCACATCATTTTTTTGTGTTTTGTTTTTTAACGACGATGATTTTTTCAATGATTTTGGGTTCGTCGATTGGAACATTAAGTGCCTTAGGAGTTCCTCTTATTAGTAGTGCCATACTATTACATATACCTGTGGAAATATCGGCTGGAGCGGTTATTTCGGGTGCATTTGTTGGTGATCGAACGTCACCTTTTTCAAGCGCACATCAACTTTTAGCTAATATTCTTGAAACAACTGTCAAAAAACAAGGTAAAGCGATGCTTTTTACATCAATTACTGCTGTATTCGTAACAATCATATTTTTTAGTGTAATGGATTTACAGTTTGCGCAAGGAATTACCCAGACACATCATGAAATCGTGAGCAATAAGGGGATTTCATTCATTCAATTTATTCCACCGATTTTATTAGTTGTACTTGTTTTATTTCGAATTAACATTATTTACTCCTATGTCATTAGTATTTTATCTGGAAGTTTAATAGCTTTGTTTAATGGAATTTCTTTTAGTAAAATTGTGCATTCGTTTTGGCACGGAATCAATGGACTTGGTGGAGGGCTAAGTCATATGTATAGCTTGTTATTGTTTATTGCTATAGCAGGGATTTATAATGCATTGTTGGAGGAGCTTAATATCATTCAGCCTATGCTAGATAAATGGCTTCAAACTTCAACTTCAATGCTATCCGATTCTTTGAAAACAATTGGTGCAACAGTAGTTATTTGCGTAATAGCCGGTAACCAAACGATGCCTATTATTTTAACAGGGCGCTCTTTTTTATCGCATTGGTCAAATAAATATAACAAAGAAGAATTGGCGAGGTTAATGGCGGATACAACTTTATTATTTCCAGCGATGATTCCCTGGAATGTTCTTGCAATCATGAGTAGTACCGTCATTAATATGAAGTTACATGAGTATTTACCTTATGCAATATTCTTATGGATTCTCCCATGCCTAACGGTTTTCATTAATGTATTTAAAAAAGTTAAGACTTACGAAACGAAGTATGAGGTCAGTTCTTAA
- the metG gene encoding methionine--tRNA ligase encodes MDIFIGGAWPYANGSLHLGHIAALLPGDILARYFRLKKANVLYVSGSDCNGTPIAIKAKQENVTYKEIADRYHLEFEDNFKKLGFTYDFYTRTDAKHHHNTVQEIFLTLLQNGLIYKKEIEQCYCEEFEQFLPDRYVEGNCPNCGQHARGDQCDYCSAILDPLELLNKTCKLCGNPPSVKNTEHFYFSLSKLQDKLNEYLEFAKMSGCWRSNAIQLTERYLNEGLHDRAVSRDLPNGVSVPVKGYEKKKIYVWIEAVSGYYSASKQWALSTNQDDISFWKKETTSYYIHGKDNIPFHSIIWPAILIGLKKDALPTHIVSNEYLTLEKKKLSTSKNWAVWVPYLIEKYHPDSIRYFLTINAPENRDTDFSWREFIYSHNSELLGAYGNFVNRTLKFLEKYYNGEVPNGEIEQSFRFEINGLYKSVGSQIESANFKKAIEEVFEFIRTANKYFDEAAPWKQVKENFIGCHNTMVSCIYAIANLAQILHPILPFSSNEIKEMLNLPKFEWKEISPVLVKINEVKPLFDRIHVGRIEEELEQLNNQSKK; translated from the coding sequence ATGGACATTTTTATTGGAGGAGCTTGGCCTTATGCAAATGGTTCATTACATTTGGGGCATATTGCAGCTTTACTGCCAGGTGATATTCTAGCTCGATATTTTCGTTTGAAAAAAGCGAATGTATTATACGTTTCAGGAAGTGACTGTAATGGTACACCTATTGCTATTAAAGCAAAACAAGAAAATGTAACTTATAAAGAAATTGCAGATCGTTACCACCTTGAATTCGAGGATAACTTTAAGAAATTAGGATTTACCTATGATTTTTATACAAGGACAGACGCAAAACATCATCATAATACTGTACAAGAAATTTTCTTAACTTTATTACAAAATGGGTTAATTTATAAAAAAGAAATTGAACAATGCTATTGTGAAGAATTTGAACAATTCTTACCAGATCGTTATGTAGAAGGAAATTGTCCAAATTGTGGTCAACATGCGCGTGGAGATCAGTGTGATTATTGCTCTGCTATTTTAGATCCTTTAGAATTATTAAATAAAACTTGTAAGCTATGTGGAAATCCTCCATCCGTAAAAAACACAGAGCACTTTTATTTTTCATTAAGTAAGTTACAAGATAAGCTTAATGAATATCTTGAATTTGCTAAAATGAGTGGATGCTGGCGTTCGAATGCTATCCAATTAACAGAACGATATTTAAATGAAGGGCTTCATGACCGAGCAGTATCAAGGGATTTGCCAAATGGAGTAAGCGTACCAGTAAAAGGGTATGAAAAGAAGAAAATTTATGTGTGGATCGAAGCAGTGTCTGGTTATTATTCGGCAAGTAAACAATGGGCACTTAGCACTAATCAAGATGACATTAGCTTTTGGAAAAAAGAAACAACATCATATTATATTCATGGTAAAGACAATATACCGTTCCATTCAATTATTTGGCCAGCTATTTTAATTGGTTTAAAAAAAGATGCTCTTCCAACTCATATTGTTTCAAATGAATATTTGACTCTTGAGAAGAAAAAACTGTCCACTAGTAAAAACTGGGCAGTATGGGTACCATATCTAATCGAAAAATATCATCCAGATTCAATCCGATATTTTTTAACAATAAATGCTCCAGAAAATAGAGACACTGATTTTTCTTGGAGGGAATTTATTTATAGTCATAATAGTGAACTATTAGGCGCATATGGGAACTTTGTAAACCGCACATTAAAGTTTCTTGAAAAGTACTATAATGGTGAAGTCCCAAATGGGGAAATAGAACAATCATTTAGATTCGAAATTAATGGGCTTTATAAGTCAGTTGGTTCACAGATTGAATCGGCTAATTTCAAAAAGGCCATAGAGGAAGTGTTTGAATTTATCCGAACTGCAAATAAATATTTTGATGAAGCTGCGCCTTGGAAACAAGTTAAGGAGAATTTTATCGGGTGCCATAACACGATGGTGAGTTGTATATATGCTATTGCCAATCTGGCGCAAATCTTACATCCAATCTTACCTTTTTCGAGTAATGAAATAAAAGAAATGCTAAATCTACCAAAATTTGAATGGAAGGAAATTTCTCCAGTTTTAGTAAAAATTAACGAGGTAAAGCCTCTTTTTGACAGAATTCATGTAGGTAGAATAGAGGAAGAATTAGAACAGTTAAATAACCAATCTAAAAAGTAA
- a CDS encoding GNAT family N-acetyltransferase — MKSELELMEMHINVLFKHNEVGKITQINEPPYTEAPRFYIGSTKMGNVKRFLDSLKNEELIEIEKALDTNSSIPLINIMQILSKTHQIDSLWMGPAYVFQTVGKVSSKAIKITQANKQYLLPNFPYTYEELEFKEPCYAIIENDIAVSICCSARQSAEAAEASVYTLEDFRGKEYGLIVSNAWAADIQGQGRTALYSTSWDNYASQAVARKLKLVQYGTDLHFS; from the coding sequence TTGAAATCAGAGCTAGAACTTATGGAGATGCATATTAACGTATTATTTAAACACAATGAAGTTGGAAAAATAACACAAATAAATGAACCACCATATACAGAAGCACCACGATTTTATATAGGAAGCACCAAAATGGGAAATGTGAAAAGGTTTTTAGATAGTCTTAAAAATGAGGAACTAATCGAAATAGAGAAAGCCTTAGACACGAACTCTAGTATACCTTTAATAAATATCATGCAGATTTTAAGTAAAACTCATCAGATAGACAGTTTATGGATGGGTCCAGCATATGTATTTCAAACAGTTGGCAAAGTATCATCGAAAGCAATAAAAATTACCCAGGCAAATAAACAATACTTATTACCAAACTTTCCTTATACATATGAGGAGCTAGAATTTAAAGAACCATGTTACGCAATTATTGAAAATGACATTGCTGTGTCGATTTGCTGTAGTGCCAGACAATCAGCCGAAGCTGCTGAAGCAAGCGTATATACACTCGAGGATTTTCGTGGAAAAGAGTATGGATTAATCGTTTCAAATGCATGGGCTGCGGATATCCAAGGCCAAGGACGAACTGCTTTGTATAGTACATCATGGGATAATTATGCATCTCAAGCAGTCGCACGAAAATTAAAATTAGTTCAATATGGAACGGATTTACATTTTAGTTAA
- a CDS encoding DUF2935 domain-containing protein encodes MKEHALFLKLGFNCDDTELIQEADQFYQVFEAIGNKAQSFSLQTDPQQIKQFNNEVHQAASMIWAYKRKILNLLLTCKITGNNFPLLVDHTSREAAYFANRLTELNNGQLQPLPAAIIQENVFFLRIMADHAKFIGHLLDPSERKLVDQAREFSHDFDQLLYQAVDLESMRPQSETVPILDQFLDENRVSVKSLRDFKKTARDLIEACRIKSIIHPLLADHVFREADRFLHIIDAFEAQLTGNGNRNVVLDDH; translated from the coding sequence ATGAAAGAACATGCACTCTTTCTTAAATTAGGCTTTAATTGTGATGATACTGAGTTAATTCAAGAAGCAGATCAATTTTATCAAGTTTTTGAAGCAATAGGAAATAAAGCCCAATCATTTTCGCTTCAAACGGATCCTCAGCAAATTAAGCAGTTTAATAATGAGGTTCATCAAGCAGCTTCTATGATTTGGGCCTATAAGCGGAAAATCCTTAATTTACTCCTTACTTGTAAAATAACGGGCAATAACTTTCCTTTATTAGTTGACCATACAAGTAGAGAAGCGGCCTATTTTGCAAATCGCTTGACTGAATTAAATAATGGTCAACTCCAACCGCTACCTGCTGCAATTATCCAGGAAAATGTTTTCTTTTTAAGAATTATGGCAGACCATGCAAAATTTATAGGACATTTATTAGACCCATCAGAAAGAAAACTAGTAGATCAAGCGAGGGAATTTAGCCATGATTTTGATCAGCTTTTATATCAAGCCGTAGATTTAGAGTCAATGAGACCACAATCTGAAACAGTTCCGATACTTGACCAATTCCTTGATGAAAACCGAGTATCGGTAAAATCACTTAGAGACTTTAAGAAAACAGCTCGCGACCTAATAGAAGCATGTAGAATTAAAAGTATCATTCACCCACTGCTAGCAGACCATGTATTTAGAGAAGCAGATCGATTTTTGCATATAATTGACGCGTTCGAAGCACAGTTAACAGGGAATGGAAACAGAAATGTTGTACTGGACGACCATTAA
- a CDS encoding HD domain-containing protein translates to MILNDRLYGQYNIDQVLVELIETKPIQRLKRIHQAGATVLVDHHFNGTRYDHSIGVMLLIKRLGGSIKEQIAGLLHDVSHTAFSHVIDFVFDNSEENYHETIFEKVILDSEIPSILEKYQIDIKEIFDIDKWEILEKELPKLCADRIDYTLRDMHTYFGIPKKEIELFLNSLVIVNGEICVNSIEMAEWFTVIYYKLAIDYFLGPISIYSYDSLSKIIKLALQKGISKLDDLLLDDMQLMTLIQESNDKEIQELINSLYAKVELEENEQDYDIHRKGKRRIIDVPVSLDGKTVQLSSLLSDNIAKMNKIAIEKSEKGTFVKIKR, encoded by the coding sequence ATGATTTTGAACGATAGGCTATATGGACAATACAATATTGATCAAGTTCTTGTTGAATTAATCGAAACAAAACCAATTCAACGGTTAAAAAGAATTCATCAAGCTGGTGCTACTGTTTTAGTGGATCATCATTTTAATGGAACCCGATATGACCATTCTATTGGCGTTATGTTGTTAATAAAAAGGTTAGGGGGTTCTATCAAGGAACAAATAGCAGGTTTATTACATGATGTTTCTCACACAGCATTTTCTCATGTTATTGATTTTGTTTTTGATAATAGTGAAGAAAATTACCATGAAACAATCTTTGAAAAAGTAATTTTAGATTCGGAGATACCTTCTATACTTGAAAAATATCAAATCGATATTAAAGAAATTTTTGATATAGATAAATGGGAAATACTTGAAAAGGAGCTTCCGAAGTTATGTGCAGATCGAATAGATTATACATTAAGAGATATGCACACATATTTTGGAATACCTAAAAAAGAAATTGAATTATTTTTAAATTCATTAGTTATTGTAAATGGAGAAATCTGTGTAAACTCTATTGAAATGGCGGAGTGGTTTACAGTGATTTATTACAAACTTGCTATAGATTATTTTTTAGGACCGATTAGCATTTATTCATATGATTCACTTTCAAAGATTATTAAACTAGCATTACAAAAAGGAATTAGTAAGTTAGACGATTTATTATTGGACGATATGCAGTTAATGACATTAATTCAAGAAAGTAATGATAAAGAAATTCAAGAATTAATAAACAGTTTATATGCAAAAGTTGAGCTCGAAGAAAATGAACAGGATTATGATATTCATCGTAAAGGTAAAAGAAGGATTATCGATGTACCTGTATCATTAGACGGAAAAACTGTCCAACTGTCATCTCTTTTATCAGACAATATTGCTAAAATGAATAAGATCGCAATTGAAAAGTCTGAAAAAGGAACATTTGTAAAAATTAAAAGATAG
- a CDS encoding dicarboxylate/amino acid:cation symporter, with amino-acid sequence MQLSFRNYAFPLILLSCIIIGSVIGFTHESVGVALKPIGDLFLNLLFVVVVPLVFFSVASSFANGGGEKFGKIMRNMSGVFLFTGIIAAIIMLVVMKVYPPAHGVHIPIVKPDATDKVSVAEQIVNTFTVNDFSGLFTRSNMLAIIVFAVLVGLATNKAGDKADIVKKLLASGNVVIMNMVNYIMYLAPVGLGAYFAYLVPTYGKELIGSYERVFVLYYVTAILFYFIVYSIIAYMAGGSYGFRIYWKNVLPSTLTSLGTCSSAATIPTNFESAEKMGVSKKIRETVIPLASALHKDGSVMGGVVKIAFAFGVFGMNFSGLNIYLVTIGIALLVGMVMGAIPNGGMIGEMLILSLFGLPVESLPILAAISTLIDPPATMLNATGDLSVSMLVERLTNGKKTA; translated from the coding sequence ATGCAATTATCATTTAGAAATTACGCTTTCCCTTTGATTTTACTTAGTTGTATCATCATTGGTTCAGTCATCGGTTTTACTCATGAAAGCGTAGGAGTTGCCCTTAAACCAATAGGGGATTTATTTTTAAATTTATTATTCGTAGTAGTTGTACCACTTGTGTTTTTCTCTGTAGCTTCAAGTTTTGCAAATGGCGGAGGAGAAAAATTCGGTAAGATTATGCGAAATATGTCAGGGGTATTTTTATTTACAGGTATTATCGCAGCGATCATAATGCTTGTTGTTATGAAAGTTTATCCACCTGCTCATGGAGTTCATATTCCAATTGTTAAACCAGATGCAACTGATAAAGTATCAGTAGCGGAGCAAATTGTAAATACATTTACGGTGAATGATTTCTCAGGGTTGTTTACTAGAAGCAATATGTTAGCAATTATCGTTTTTGCTGTATTAGTTGGTTTAGCAACGAATAAAGCTGGCGATAAAGCCGACATTGTTAAAAAATTATTAGCAAGTGGTAATGTAGTGATTATGAATATGGTTAACTATATTATGTATCTTGCACCGGTTGGACTTGGAGCTTATTTTGCTTATCTTGTTCCGACATATGGTAAAGAATTAATAGGTTCATATGAGCGAGTTTTTGTTTTATATTATGTAACTGCTATTCTATTTTATTTTATCGTTTATAGTATTATTGCTTATATGGCTGGTGGTAGTTATGGATTTAGAATTTATTGGAAAAATGTATTACCTTCAACGTTAACCTCTTTAGGAACTTGTAGTAGTGCAGCAACGATTCCAACAAATTTTGAATCAGCTGAAAAAATGGGCGTATCTAAAAAGATTAGAGAGACTGTTATTCCTTTAGCTAGTGCATTACACAAAGATGGCTCTGTTATGGGTGGAGTCGTAAAAATTGCTTTTGCATTTGGTGTATTTGGAATGAATTTCTCTGGTTTGAATATTTATCTTGTTACAATCGGTATTGCATTACTAGTTGGTATGGTAATGGGAGCGATTCCGAATGGTGGAATGATTGGGGAAATGTTAATTCTTTCTCTGTTTGGTTTACCGGTAGAATCTTTACCAATTCTTGCAGCAATTAGTACGTTAATTGATCCGCCTGCAACAATGTTAAATGCAACAGGTGATTTATCTGTGAGTATGTTAGTTGAGAGATTGACTAACGGGAAAAAGACTGCATAA
- a CDS encoding pentapeptide repeat-containing protein, translated as MSNWKTALFELQKTDMSFSTFSEVRAENLDFTNVSLANSKFTNANMRNLELNDVNLFGTRISDVNLSNTKITNGNLRDLVIDHVHLTGSSFRNIVIPEDLNLEDHSNSIKFEKCNLTNSQFTDCDLSHVEINNCNLSGLKINGILIEDLLKSYRQRE; from the coding sequence ATGTCAAATTGGAAGACTGCATTATTTGAGTTACAAAAAACAGATATGTCTTTTTCAACATTTAGTGAAGTAAGAGCTGAAAACTTAGACTTTACTAATGTAAGCTTGGCAAATTCGAAATTTACAAATGCAAATATGAGAAATCTAGAATTAAATGACGTGAATTTATTCGGAACTCGAATTTCAGATGTTAATTTATCTAATACAAAAATAACAAATGGGAATTTAAGAGACTTAGTAATTGATCATGTTCATTTAACTGGATCAAGCTTCCGCAATATTGTGATTCCGGAAGATCTAAATCTTGAAGATCACTCTAATTCTATTAAATTTGAAAAATGCAATTTAACAAATAGTCAGTTCACGGACTGTGATTTAAGTCATGTCGAAATTAATAATTGCAATTTATCAGGATTGAAAATTAATGGCATTTTAATTGAGGATTTGTTAAAGAGTTATAGACAGAGGGAATAA
- a CDS encoding DoxX family protein, producing MDILSIIFQILLALMFLIAGLGKVFGSKTSVESFNHLKLAQWFRVITGLVELVGAVSLVIGFWEESWVPAGGLLLGVVAIGGIISHIRVKDSFKQTFTILLLGIIAFVLLWINYSDLSSFPGFN from the coding sequence ATGGATATTTTATCAATTATCTTTCAAATTTTATTAGCTCTTATGTTTTTAATTGCTGGTTTAGGTAAAGTTTTTGGTTCAAAAACGAGTGTTGAAAGTTTTAATCACTTGAAATTAGCACAATGGTTTAGAGTAATTACTGGATTAGTAGAATTAGTTGGAGCAGTTTCACTGGTTATTGGATTTTGGGAAGAAAGTTGGGTTCCAGCGGGTGGTTTATTATTAGGAGTTGTGGCAATCGGTGGAATAATATCACATATCCGTGTTAAGGATTCGTTTAAACAAACTTTTACAATATTATTATTAGGCATTATTGCGTTTGTACTTTTATGGATTAATTATTCTGATCTCTCAAGTTTCCCGGGATTTAATTAA
- a CDS encoding IS3 family transposase (programmed frameshift), whose product MAKFTLDQKITVVNEYLEGKGSLRSIGKKYGIYHKHIHKWVALFNTHGLEGLNSRYTNYSGEFKMNVLTYMNETGSSVLETAAAFNIPAPSTIFKWQSILEEKGVDALYSKKRGRPIMKRETKKKQVVEGSQEALLAEIERLKMENAYFKKVECLSSRGEKITERQKAKVIYELRHEYKVIDLVKIAEIPRSTYYYWVNKIKTPDKYVEVKESIKQIFHEHLGRYGYRRITLELRNQGLLINHKTVRRLMLELGLKSLVRVKKYRSYRGNVGRIAPNLLNREFNASKPNEKWATDVTEFHLFGEKIYFSPILDLYNGEIVAYNFEKRPVFPLVTKMLDKAFKRLNDGDSPILHSDQGWHYQMKKYQHLLKENKIIQSMSRKGNCLDNAVMENFFGLLKSELFYLQEFKSIEDFILELENYIHYYNHKRIKTKLKGLSPVQYRVQSSLVA is encoded by the exons ATGGCTAAATTTACATTAGATCAAAAGATAACTGTTGTTAACGAGTACTTAGAAGGTAAAGGATCACTAAGAAGTATTGGAAAAAAATATGGTATTTACCATAAGCATATTCATAAATGGGTAGCTCTCTTTAATACGCATGGATTGGAGGGATTAAATTCTAGATATACAAACTACTCTGGCGAGTTTAAAATGAACGTATTAACGTATATGAACGAAACAGGGTCGTCAGTCTTAGAAACAGCTGCTGCTTTTAATATCCCAGCACCATCAACCATCTTTAAATGGCAATCCATTTTAGAGGAGAAAGGTGTGGACGCCCTTTATTCAAAAAAACGGGGGCGTCCAATTATGAAAAGAGAAACTAAGAAAAAACAAGTTGTAGAAGGATCACAAGAGGCATTATTAGCTGAAATTGAACGATTGAAAATGGAAAATGCATATT TTAAAAAAGTTGAATGCCTTAGTTCAAGAGGAGAGAAAATTACAGAACGACAAAAAGCGAAAGTAATCTATGAATTAAGGCACGAATACAAGGTAATTGATTTAGTAAAAATAGCTGAGATTCCACGTAGTACCTATTATTACTGGGTAAATAAAATTAAAACTCCTGATAAGTATGTTGAAGTAAAGGAATCTATCAAACAAATTTTCCATGAACATCTTGGGAGATATGGGTACCGTCGAATTACTTTAGAATTGCGTAATCAAGGTCTTTTAATTAACCATAAGACAGTTCGTCGATTAATGCTTGAATTAGGATTAAAGAGCCTTGTAAGAGTTAAAAAGTACCGTTCTTATCGTGGAAACGTTGGTAGAATAGCTCCAAATCTACTTAATCGTGAGTTTAACGCATCAAAGCCTAATGAAAAGTGGGCTACTGATGTAACGGAATTTCATTTATTTGGTGAGAAGATATACTTTTCGCCTATCCTCGACCTATATAACGGTGAGATCGTGGCTTATAATTTTGAAAAACGTCCTGTATTTCCATTAGTAACAAAAATGTTAGATAAAGCTTTTAAACGCCTTAATGATGGTGACTCCCCTATCCTACATTCAGATCAAGGATGGCATTACCAAATGAAAAAATATCAGCATCTACTCAAAGAAAACAAAATTATCCAAAGTATGTCCCGAAAAGGTAACTGTTTAGATAATGCAGTTATGGAAAACTTCTTTGGTTTATTAAAGTCTGAATTATTTTATCTTCAGGAATTTAAGAGTATCGAAGATTTCATTTTAGAATTAGAAAATTATATCCACTACTACAATCACAAACGAATTAAGACAAAATTAAAAGGATTGAGCCCTGTACAATACAGGGTCCAATCCTCACTAGTAGCATAA
- a CDS encoding DUF1292 domain-containing protein — MEKIEVDEILTLSYDEGDEQDYEVLGSITIESHEYIAVGLLEEVEKESEEDIDVFFLRVEEDGEFYDIETEEEFEKVSAAFDEVLK, encoded by the coding sequence ATGGAAAAGATTGAAGTAGACGAAATTCTTACACTTAGCTATGATGAAGGAGACGAGCAAGATTACGAAGTACTAGGCTCAATTACGATTGAAAGTCATGAATACATAGCAGTAGGTTTACTAGAAGAAGTAGAAAAAGAAAGTGAAGAGGATATTGACGTTTTCTTCTTAAGAGTTGAAGAAGATGGCGAGTTTTACGATATAGAAACAGAAGAAGAGTTTGAAAAAGTTTCAGCTGCTTTTGATGAAGTCTTAAAATAA
- a CDS encoding PhzF family phenazine biosynthesis protein translates to MKKITVYHYDAFSKEPNKGNPAGVVLDCDSLTDYEMQDIAKQVGFNETSFLLNSKVADHKIRYFTPGHEMDLCGHGTMAVIYALVTRGIIKFKSELTIETKAGILPIKIHNSNNEIYIKMKQKTPEFVEFKGSIDEVASSIGLSVEEIDKSLPTLYGSTGAWNLLLPIKSLSSFEKMKSNNQLFPSILSEIPKASVHPFCLETYDSNADFHARHFSSAFSGTIEDPVTGTASGILGAYYAKYISNDVNDAIELVVEQGTEIQKDGRVKVNVKRVNSTYDIEITGNAVYVKEMEFQI, encoded by the coding sequence ATGAAAAAAATTACTGTATACCATTATGATGCTTTTAGTAAAGAGCCCAATAAAGGAAATCCAGCTGGAGTCGTTTTAGATTGCGATTCTTTGACTGATTATGAAATGCAGGATATTGCGAAACAAGTCGGATTTAATGAAACTTCATTTCTATTAAATTCGAAAGTTGCTGATCATAAAATTCGTTATTTTACACCAGGGCATGAAATGGATTTATGTGGTCACGGGACAATGGCAGTAATATATGCTTTGGTTACTAGAGGGATAATTAAGTTTAAAAGTGAGTTAACGATAGAAACAAAAGCTGGGATTTTGCCGATTAAGATTCATAATTCGAATAATGAAATCTACATAAAGATGAAACAAAAAACACCAGAGTTTGTAGAGTTTAAAGGATCGATTGATGAAGTAGCGTCTTCAATTGGTCTTAGTGTAGAAGAAATCGATAAAAGTCTACCAACTCTTTACGGAAGTACAGGTGCCTGGAATTTACTTTTACCGATAAAAAGTTTATCTTCATTTGAAAAGATGAAATCTAATAATCAACTTTTTCCAAGTATTTTGTCTGAAATTCCAAAAGCGTCCGTTCATCCATTTTGCTTAGAAACATACGATTCAAATGCAGATTTTCATGCTCGCCATTTTTCCTCTGCATTTTCGGGAACGATTGAAGATCCGGTTACAGGTACTGCCTCTGGGATTTTGGGAGCTTATTATGCTAAATATATTAGTAATGATGTTAATGATGCAATTGAATTAGTTGTTGAGCAAGGAACTGAAATTCAAAAAGACGGACGTGTAAAAGTAAATGTAAAAAGAGTTAATTCGACTTATGATATAGAAATTACTGGAAATGCTGTTTATGTTAAGGAAATGGAATTTCAAATATAA